In Fusarium musae strain F31 chromosome 7, whole genome shotgun sequence, a single window of DNA contains:
- a CDS encoding hypothetical protein (EggNog:ENOG41): MAENTTSTASQPTDINKIQSLLKAKDDTQRFVGLALLKSLLDTSEQLRQDEQTVQGLWSSLSPKFLDRLLRTGSKPSTQNSKEMLDLAVSVLYIFSILLPDQAKSDAKFINRIPLLVNAVLYRCEASSPGKRNKLMTVSALKIPQASSQQGAQEFIKVEDFSSLTEIAPSHAQVLDIFCFAWLNSMTTTEDPSMLARQVDDTIQSLVSSFTGTDGVTLLEFLGYFLRHANSSMLPQHPRWLKAVVIYVQNLVTSRPTPEARAAYTNATASILQAFPSEAPKLVFIDDKKDDKAFSYLLINLLLIDIRSSAPTLLEQLNKPEYPKVSTRLTSAFDVISIFIGYLVQCLEDESMETFFMTPENLLKLRKGISETMSLTAEYLRDRWDASVAGAMGLHPDARTGTTDTSTGVHHTLAWGSMRDNADDDMFILSAVRALALWLREEENDILRKEATGLMDMFMDLYKSSSQHKLDFRSPVLVTLEGVTTLPQGRELLLANEGWIILTHDLNSILQYASRTCGEQEAARATDIVRILLPIVEQESNGVPEAWMDLITSVAAWDIPDSELSPQVQEAVISSLQLCCSVLGGANRGMRQRYKHSIAAIHGITSQLAKQVNDDNPEREMLEDVLATLGSLTQE; the protein is encoded by the exons ATGGCTGAGAATACAACAAGTACTGCTTCTCAACCTACAGACATCAACAAGATACAGTCACTTCTCAAGGCCAAAGATGATACCCAAAGATTTGTTGGACTGGCCCTCCTAAAATCTCTTCTCGACACCTCAGAACAACTCCGCCAAGATGAGCAAACAGTTCAAGGTCTATGGTCCAGTCTCTCACCCAAGTTCCTCGACCGACTGCTGCGCACAGGCTCAAAGCCTTCAACCCAGAATTCAAAAGAGATGTTGGATTTGGCTGTATCTGTCTTGTACATTTTCTCCATTCTTCTTCCCGACCAGGCCAAGAGTGATGCCAAATTCATCAACAGGATCCCCTTGCTCGTCAATGCAGTTCTCTACAGGTGTGAAGCCTCCTCGCCAGGCAAAAGGAACAAACTAATGACTGTCTCAGCTCTGAAGATACCACAAG CAAGCTCACAACAAGGAGCACAAGAGTTCATCAAGGTAGAAGACTTTAGCTCCCTTACCGAGATCGCTCCTAGCCATGCACAGGTTCTAGATATCTTTTGCTTTGCATGGCTCAATTCCATGACAACCACTGAAGATCCCTCGATGCTGGCGAGGCAGGTTGACGACACGATCCAGAGTCTAGTCTCATCATTCACTGGAACTGATGGTGTCACCCTTCTCGAGTTCCTTGGTTACTTTCTTCGGCATGCCAACTCTTCT ATGCTTCCTCAGCATCCCAGGTGGCTCAAGGCAGTCGTTATCTATGTTCAAAACCTCGTCACAAGTAGGCCAACACCTGAAGCCCGAGCGGCATATACAAATGCCACAGCCTCCATACTCCAAGCTTTCCCGTCTGAGGCACCGAAGTTGGTGTTTATCGATGACAAAAAGGATGACAAGGCCTTCTCATACctgctcatcaacctcctgcTCATCGATATTCGCTCTTCGGCTCCCACTCTTCTAGAACAGCTAAATAAGCCCGAGTATCCCAAAGTCTCAACACGCCTCACTTCTGCATTCGACGTCATCTCAATCTTCATTGGATACCTTGTGCAGTGCTTGGAAGACGAGTCCATGGAAACCTTCTTCATGACCCCCGAgaacctcctcaagcttcgTAAGGGCATTTCCGAGACAATGTCGCTCACAGCCGAGTATCTTCGCGATCGATGGGATGCTTCAGTCGCCGGAGCAATGGGACTACATCCAGACGCCCGAACTGGCACGACAGACACATCAACTGGAGTCCACCACACACTCGCTTGGGGCTCAATGAGGGATAATGCTGACGATGATATGTTCATACTTTCAGCTGTACGAGCGTTGGCGCTCTGGCTgcgagaagaggagaatgaTATCCTGCGGAAGGAGGCTACTGGTTTGATGGATATGTTTATGGATCTTTACAAATCCAGCTCTCAACATAAACTCGACTTCCGATCCCCTGTCCTCGTGACTCTAGAGGGTGTGACTACGCTACCCCAAGGTCGCGAGCTGTTGCTCGCCAACGAAGGTTGGATAATTCTCACCCACGATCTGAACTCTATCCTGCAGTATGCCTCACGGACTTGCGGAGAGCAGGAGGCCGCTCGGGCTACAGACATTGTTCGCATTCTACTTCCCATAGTTGAGCAAGAATCCAATGGTGTTCCTGAAGCTTGGATGGATCTCATCACTTCAGTAGCAGCATGGGATATCCCTGATTCAGAGTTATCACCCCAGGTACAGGAGGCAGTAATATCCTCTTTGCAACTTTGCTGTTCGGTGCTGGGAGGGGCGAACCGGGGCATGCGGCAGAGATACAAGCATTCTATTGCTGCTATCCACGGGATTACGTCTCAACTTGCTAAGCAAGTGAATGATGATAACCCTGAGAGGGAGATGTTAGAAGATGTTCTCGCTACATTGGGTTCGTTAACGCAGGAATGA
- a CDS encoding hypothetical protein (EggNog:ENOG41) translates to MSGASQNDPYAFASDSASASASASASAASSSSLTPNSNADDRDELDFLHDDASDDSGRGRSRDRDHVLGDDPLQSNLGAPMTFKRRQGPSFWSAPSRLLSAITGSRLHASSRGPSPAVYPSSNTPPRPETVIFNEASKDGVPHDWYVEGPGRRVGYEDLTAIDWIFEYTKERQRLRMLYSSASGVVGYVRRLIDASQVWIVLLLTGMLVGTVAAVINVTTDWLGDLKEGYCASGPEGGHFYLNKAFCCYGYDQGSKCDGWKTWGDALGVHSKGGKWFIEYFFFISFAMLFAYVAALLVQEYAIYAKHSGIPEIKTVLGGFVIRRFLGLWTLIIKSLGLALAVASGMWLGKEGPLIHVACCCANVFTKLFRNINDNEARKREVLSAAAASGVSVAFGSPIGGVLFSLETLSYYFPDKTMWQSFVCAMTAAVVLQAFDPFRSGKLVLYQVHYSIGWHGFELLPYAILGIMGGIHGGFFIRLNMAIARWKKSNRWIPGPIVQVLIVAFFTALINYPNFYMKVQTTELVSNLFSECSQVLDDPIGLCRTGAASARTIVLLVFASVLGFFLAAVTFGLQIPAGIILPSMAIGALTGRAVGIIMEIWVTNHPGFFLFGSCEPDIPCVTPGTYAIVGAAASLAGVTRLTVSIVVIMFELTGALTYVLPIMIAVMISKWVGDAFSRRGIYESWIHFNEYPFLDNSENNESIPDIPASQVMTRIEDLVVLTATGHTIASLTTILEMHPYRGFPVISDPREAILLGYISRAELAYNLSASTQAPRLLPPETEAFFSHQPMADPRTTLDLRPWMDQTPLTRASHTSLHLVATYFQKLGLRYLLFSDRGVLQGLLTKKDVWYVLNGAEETRRTMGLAPGGAGHETGVTDRIADDNGGGESSGLLHGDGADDGDSIQGEEPML, encoded by the exons ATGTCTGGAGCGTCTCAAAACGACCCCTACGCCTTCGCTTCTGATTCTGCTTCCGCTTCCGCTTCCGCTTCCGCTTCCGCCGCTTCGTCCTCGTCGCTTACTCCAAACTCCAATGCCGACGATCGCGACGAGCTCGATTTCCTTCACGACGACGCCAGCGATGACAGCGGCCGGGGAAGGTCTCGCGACCGAGATCATGTGCTCGGCGACGATCCGCTTCAGAGCAATCTGGGTGCGCCCATGACCTTTAAACGTAGACAGGGGCCCTCGTTCTGGTCTGCGCCCTCTCGACTTCTCTCCGCCATCACAGGTTCACGACTGCATGCCTCCTCGAGAGGACCGTCTCCGGCTGTTTATCCAAGCTCTAATACCCCCCCGCGCCCTGAGACTGTCATATTCAACGAAGCTTCCAAGGATGGTGTGCCGCATGATTGGTATGTCGAGGGACCAGGGCGTCGAGTTGGTTACGAGGATCTTACGGCCATCGATTGGATCTTCGAATACACAAAAGAGCGCCAGAGATTGCGCATGCTATACTCGAGTGCGTCTGGGGTTGTAGGTTATGTGCGACGCCTCATTGATGCCAGCCAAGTCTGGATCGTCCTGCTTTTGACGGGTATGCTTGTAGGcactgttgctgctgtcatCAACGTCACGACCGATTGGCTTGGAGATTTGAAGGAAGGATACTGCGCCAGTGGTCCAGAAGGAGGCCATTTTTACCTAAACAAGGCCTTCTGCTGTTATGGCTATGACCAAGGCTCCAAATGCGACGGTTGGAAGACTTGGGGCGACGCCCTGGGAGTCCATTCAAAAGGTGGCAAGTGGTTCATCGAgtatttcttcttcatttcttTCGCG ATGCTGTTTGCATATGTCGCAGCCCTTCTCGTCCAAGAATATGCCATCTACGCAAAACACAGTGGTATTCCAGAAATCAAGACTGTTCTGGGGGGCTTCGTCATTCGACGGTTCCTTGGACTCTGGAcactcatcatcaagtctcTTGGTCTT GCTCTTGCGGTTGCATCAGGCATGTGGTTGGGTAAAGAAGGCCCCCTAATTCATGTTGCTTGCTGTTGCGCCAACGTATTTACGAAATTGTTCCGCAACATCAATGACAATGAAG CCCGCAAGCGTGAGGTTCTTTCGGCTGCTGCCGCTTCAGGTGTCTCAGTTGCATTTGGTTCCCCCATCGGTGGTGTCTTATTCAGTCTCGAG ACTTTGTCTTATTACTTTCCAGACAAGACGATGTGGCAGAGCTTTGTCTGTGCCATGACTGCTGCAGTTGTTCTTCAGGCTTTCGATCCCTTTCGATCTGGCAAGCTTGTCTTGTATCAGGTTCACTACAGCATTGGATGGCATGGCTTCGAGCTGCTCCCCTACGCCATACTAGGCATCATGGGT GGCATACATGGCGGTTTCTTCATAAGGCTCAACATGGCTATTGCTCGCTGGAAGAAGTCGAACCGATGGATTCCAGGCCCTATCGTCCAAGTTCTCATCGTGGCCTTCTTCACGGCCCTCATCAACTACCCCAACTTCTACATGAAAGTGCAGACGACTGAGCTCGTCTCCAACCTCTTTTCAGAATGCTCGCAGGTTCTTGACGACCCCATCGGCCTCTGTAGAACAGGAGCTGCCTCGGCTAGGACCATTGTCCTCCTAGTCTTTGCATCTGTATtgggcttcttcctcgccgcTGTCACATTCGGTCTCCAGATTCCCGCCGGAATCATTCTCCCTTCTATGGCCATTGGTGCCTTGACAGGCCGCGCTGTAGGTATCATCATGGAGATTTGGGTTACCAATCACCCTGGATTCTTCTTATTTGGCTCATGCGAACCTGACATACCCTGCGTCACACCAGGGACATACGCCATCGTCggagcagcagcatctcTTGCTGGAGTAACCCGTTTGACTGTCTCTATTGTCGTCATCATGTTCGAGCTCACGGGCGCCCTCACCTATGTTCTCCCCATTATGATCGCTGTCATGATATCAAAGTGGGTGGGCGATGCTTTCTCTCGTCGCGGTATCTACGAATCGTGGATTCACTTCAACGAGTATCCCTTTCTCGACAACAGTGAGAACAACGAATCTATCCCTGACatcccagcttctcaagtcaTGACTCGCATCGAGGATCTTGTAGTTCTTACTGCCACAGGTCACACCATCGCATCTCTCACCACTATCCTCGAGATGCACCCATACCGCGGTTTCCCCGTCATATCAGATCCCCGAGAAGCCATTCTTCTTGGATATATCTCTCGTGCCGAGCTGGCATATAatctctcagcctcaacgcAAGCACCTCGTTTGCTACCACCTGAGACTGAAGCCTTTTTCTCTCACCAACCCATGGCAGATCCACGTACGACCCTGGATCTTCGCCCCTGGATGGACCAAACACCGCTTACCCGGGCTTCGCATACAAGTCTTCACCTTGTCGCTACATATTTTCAAAAGCTCGGCCTGAGATATCTTCTCTTCAGCGATCGCGGAGTACTGCAGGGCTTGTTGACGAAGAAGGACGTCTGGTATGTCCTCAATGGTGCCGAAGAGACACGCCGCACTATGGGTCTGGCACCCGGTGGTGCTGGTCATGAGACTGGCGTGACAGACAGGATAGCAGATGACAATGGCGGCGGTGAAAGTAGTGGATTATTACATGGCGATGGTGCCGATGATGGGGATAGCATACAAGGGGAAGAACCAATGTTATAA
- a CDS encoding hypothetical protein (EggNog:ENOG41) yields the protein MATHYDVIVLGSGQSGNPVAKTFANAGRKTAVIERTALGGTCVNVGCTPTKTMIASGRAAYMTKRGKDYGVHGGNGKVEIDMARVRQRKREIVEQWNAGSVRGLNAAGVDVIMGDGSFVGEKKLKVLLNNGGEKEVSADQIFINVGERPLRPDITCLDDVDPARVLNSTTIMELGEVPQRLVVLGGGYIGLEFGQLFRRLGSEVTVIQRAKQLVPREDTDVAKCLLDILQQDGITVHLSSTVSSISAFKDTKTPFAVSIKTPGGETEVSGTHLLLATGRVPNTDSLNLSKVGIKTTPRGHIIVDDKLQTTASDIYAIGDCHGGAAFTHMSYDDSRIIRTNLIPEAMSSTTPAIPTTKASISRILTPYVMYTDPQLGHVGLHARDLANSSREVKTATMPMSYVARAMETAEPRGMMKATVDAKTGEILGFTCLGLEGGEIMSIVQTAMMGNLKWWDLEAAVYAHPTLAESLNNLWRHWE from the coding sequence ATGGCTACCCACTACGACGTTATCGTCCTCGGCTCCGGTCAGAGTGGCAACCCAGTCGCCAAAACCTTCGCCAATGCTGGTCGCAAAACGGCCGTGATTGAGCGCACTGCTCTGGGCGGCACTTGCGTCAACGTGGGTTGCACGCCTACAAAGACCATGATCGCCTCTGGAAGAGCAGCCTACATGACCAAACGTGGTAAAGACTATGGCGTACACGGAGGAAACGGTAAGGTTGAGATCGACATGGCTCGCGTAAGGCAGCGCAAGCGCGAAATCGTGGAGCAGTGGAACGCCGGCAGTGTCAGAGGGTTGAATGCTGCAGGTGTCGATGTAATCATGGGCGATGGTAGCTTTGTCGGCGAGAAGAAACTCAAAGTTTTGTTGAACAATGGAGGCGAGAAAGAGGTCAGCGCCGATCAGATTTTCATCAACGTCGGTGAGAGGCCACTGAGGCCAGATATCACATGTCTCGACGATGTTGATCCAGCACGAGTACTCAACTCGACTACTATCATGGAACTGGGTGAGGTTCCACAGCGTCTCGTTGTGTTGGGCGGCGGGTATATCGGCCTTGAGTTTGGGCAGCTCTTTCGCCGCTTGGGCTCTGAAGTGACTGTTATTCAAAGGGCGAAGCAGCTTGTGCCCCGAGAAGACACTGACGTGGCGAAGTGCCTCCTGGATATCCTTCAACAGGATGGAATCACGGTTCATCTTTCGAGCACAGTGAGCTCGATATCAGCTTTCAAGGACACGAAGACACCATTCGCAGTGAGCATCAAGACCCCAGGAGGGGAGACAGAAGTTTCCGGAACACATCTTCTGCTGGCAACAGGCCGGGTGCCCAACACAGATAGCCTGAACCTCTCCAAAGTCGGCATCAAGACGACTCCTAGAGGTCACATTATTGTCGACGATAAACTCCAGACCACGGCTTCAGATATCTACGCTATAGGAGACTGCCACGGAGGTGCTGCTTTCACACACATGTCCTACGATGATTCCCGCATTATCCGCACCAACCTCATCCCGGAAGCTATGTCATCCACAACTCCAGCTATCCCTACGACAAAGGCGTCGATCTCACGAATTCTGACTCCTTATGTCATGTACACCGACCCACAGCTTGGTCATGTTGGGCTCCACGCTAGAGACCTCGCTAACAGTTCAAGGGAAGTGAAGACTGCCACGATGCCTATGAGTTATGTTGCAAGGGCGATGGAGACAGCAGAGCCACGTGGTATGATGAAGGCGACTGTGGATGCAAAAACCGGCGAGATCTTGGGATTCACATGTTTGGGCCTGGAAGGTGGTGAAATCATGTCGATTGTACAAACTGCTATGATGGGTAATTTGAAGTGGTGGGATCTGGAAGCAGCTGTTTATGCTCATCCGACTCTGGCCGAGAGTCTGAACAACCTGTGGCGGCACTGGGAATAG
- a CDS encoding hypothetical protein (EggNog:ENOG41) codes for MEEQQHIDELLERYLSLLDEYSRLRQSLSRIQSDVFHDIARANFAGERGMRYGQDHYDERMQATRLLAIEQDASQSPTFSISPVPEEDNVVDKEQTSSAEKSDDASTTEAKETSSPGEKKRKQNKNPLQWFGLFAPMPLRTAQTHSVKAVEEVIPRLVSVNAEMLHVEIEVRRARKRRAKAEAAEKKTGQTAGATQPQSTAV; via the coding sequence ATGGAGGAGCAGCAACACAttgatgagctccttgaaCGCTATCTCAGCTTGCTAGATGAATACAGCCGACTCCGCCAGAGTCTATCTCGGATTCAATCTGATGTCTTTCACGATATCGCCCGTGCTAATTTCGCCGGCGAGAGAGGCATGAGGTACGGTCAAGATCACTACGATGAACGAATGCAAGCAACACGCCTTCTTGCTATTGAGCAGGATGCTAGCCAGAGCCCAACATTCTCAATCTCTCCTGTTCCGGAAGAAGATAATGTAGTAGATAAGGAACAGACCTCCTCAGCTGAGAAGTCTGATGatgcatcaacaacagaggCCAAAGAGACCAGCAGCCCTGGAGAAAAGAAGCGAAAACAGAACAAGAACCCTCTGCAATGGTTCGGGTTATTCGCGCCTATGCCTCTCCGCACGGCACAAACACATTCCGTGAAAGCAGTAGAGGAAGTTATCCCAAGGCTTGTTTCTGTCAACGCTGAAATGTTGCATGTGGAAATTGAGGTGCGACGAGCGAGGAAACGACGTGCTAAAGCGGAGGCAGCTGAAAAGAAGACAGGCCAAACTGCCGGAGCGACGCAGCCACAGAGCACAGCAGTTTGA